One Clostridium estertheticum DNA segment encodes these proteins:
- the glgP gene encoding alpha-glucan family phosphorylase, translated as MDNNNLPRVAYFCMEYGLHPDFKAYAGGLGILAGDHLKGAKDLNLPLVGIGLKWKQGYTDQLIDKNGKAYDTYHNYEYDFLQDTGVKVTVKIRDINVACKVWKLEEFGNNPLYLLDTDIPENGDNWITGQLYGWFGEERIAQEIVLGIGGVKALRALDIPIDVYHFNEGHAALAATELIKEKMQSGFSFEESWNKTREEVVFTTHTPIVEGNESHQVSKLEYMGAFNGLTREQMIRFGGEPFNMTVAGLRLSRKANAVAQLHRSTANKMWKTVAGRSEIIGITNGIHKPTWVDDRITEAYENNGDLWKVHLTVKKELIGFIKERTGVELDADKLLIGFSRRAAPYKRSDLIFTEEEIISPLLKSGKVQIVFSGKAHPLDDTGKEIVAKLVRMMKKYPNSVVFLENYDMNIGRMLTRGSDIWLNNPRRPLEASGTSGMKAAMNGVLNCSILDGWWPEACIDGVNGWQFGDAVGLDDLTETELDIHDTQALYDTLINRVMTTYYGNREKWVEMMKESIKTTSYEFSVERMLDEYYNKMYIK; from the coding sequence ATGGATAATAATAATCTTCCAAGAGTTGCTTATTTTTGTATGGAGTATGGACTACATCCAGATTTTAAAGCTTATGCAGGAGGTCTCGGAATACTTGCAGGTGACCATTTAAAAGGGGCTAAAGATTTAAATCTTCCACTTGTGGGAATAGGACTTAAGTGGAAACAAGGATATACTGATCAACTTATAGATAAAAACGGAAAAGCCTATGATACATATCATAATTATGAATATGATTTCTTACAAGATACAGGGGTGAAAGTAACTGTTAAAATAAGGGATATAAATGTAGCGTGTAAGGTTTGGAAATTAGAGGAATTTGGAAATAATCCACTATACCTTTTAGATACTGATATACCAGAGAATGGGGATAATTGGATAACTGGACAGTTATATGGCTGGTTTGGTGAAGAAAGAATTGCTCAAGAAATAGTATTAGGTATTGGGGGGGTTAAAGCTTTAAGAGCCCTAGATATTCCTATAGATGTATACCATTTTAATGAAGGTCATGCAGCCCTTGCGGCTACAGAACTTATAAAGGAAAAAATGCAATCAGGATTTAGTTTTGAGGAGTCTTGGAATAAAACCCGCGAAGAAGTAGTATTTACAACTCACACTCCCATAGTTGAAGGTAACGAATCTCATCAGGTTTCTAAATTAGAGTATATGGGAGCATTTAATGGATTAACTAGGGAGCAAATGATTAGATTTGGTGGAGAACCATTTAATATGACGGTAGCTGGACTTAGATTATCAAGAAAGGCAAATGCCGTAGCACAGCTTCATAGGTCAACTGCAAATAAAATGTGGAAGACTGTTGCTGGAAGGTCTGAAATTATTGGTATAACTAATGGAATTCATAAACCAACTTGGGTAGACGACCGAATTACTGAGGCCTACGAAAACAATGGGGACCTTTGGAAAGTACACTTAACTGTTAAAAAGGAATTAATAGGATTTATTAAAGAAAGAACAGGAGTAGAACTAGATGCAGATAAGTTACTTATTGGATTTTCAAGAAGGGCTGCACCGTATAAAAGAAGTGATTTGATATTTACTGAGGAAGAAATTATATCTCCACTCCTCAAAAGCGGAAAAGTTCAAATTGTATTCTCAGGAAAAGCTCATCCCCTTGACGATACAGGAAAAGAAATAGTGGCAAAGCTTGTAAGAATGATGAAGAAGTATCCAAACAGTGTAGTATTCCTGGAAAATTACGACATGAATATAGGAAGAATGCTAACCAGGGGCTCAGATATATGGTTAAACAATCCAAGAAGGCCTTTGGAGGCCAGTGGAACTTCAGGAATGAAGGCTGCAATGAATGGTGTTCTTAACTGTTCTATTCTAGATGGTTGGTGGCCAGAGGCTTGCATCGACGGCGTAAATGGATGGCAGTTTGGGGATGCAGTAGGTCTTGATGATTTAACAGAAACTGAATTAGATATACATGATACGCAGGCTCTTTATGACACTTTAATAAATAGAGTTATGACTACTTATTATGGAAATAGAGAAAAGTGGGTAGAAATGATGAAAGAAAGTATTAAAACTACAAGCTATGAATTCTCAGTAGAGAGAATGCTTGATGAGTATTATAATAAAATGTATATAAAATAA